One part of the Pirellulaceae bacterium genome encodes these proteins:
- the truA gene encoding tRNA pseudouridine(38-40) synthase TruA: protein MTDEPQVESGAGGRNWPQRAFLLTVAYDGAPYCGWQYQPGLPSVQKTLETALEAVLGQPVRALASSRTDTGVHAVGQAVIVRTTGWRAAADRLPFALNIHLPGSIVVRAAREVSLKLHPLRGNSGKRYRYQVYNSRFGDPLGSKSHWWVRQRVSLEAMQEATKLLVGTHDFYSFQSSGSPRSSTVRTIQHLTIDGQAHLDGRLLTFHVQANGFLYNMVRNIVGTLIQVGVGHQSPQWVAEVLTAKNRQAAGAAAPPQGLTLMEVYFDSDLASLDRTV from the coding sequence ATGACAGATGAACCTCAAGTGGAAAGCGGAGCAGGGGGGCGCAACTGGCCACAGCGGGCGTTCTTGCTAACGGTGGCCTACGACGGAGCACCCTACTGCGGTTGGCAATATCAGCCGGGACTGCCCTCTGTTCAGAAAACTTTGGAGACGGCCTTGGAAGCTGTGCTGGGACAGCCGGTGCGCGCCCTGGCCAGCAGTCGAACCGATACCGGCGTTCATGCGGTCGGGCAAGCGGTTATCGTGCGCACGACTGGCTGGCGGGCGGCCGCTGACCGACTACCTTTTGCCTTGAACATCCATTTGCCCGGCAGCATCGTGGTCCGCGCGGCTCGCGAAGTCTCTCTGAAGTTGCATCCGCTACGGGGCAACTCCGGCAAGCGTTACCGATACCAGGTGTACAATTCACGCTTTGGCGATCCCTTGGGCTCCAAATCACACTGGTGGGTTCGCCAGCGAGTCTCACTGGAGGCCATGCAGGAGGCGACCAAATTGCTCGTAGGCACCCACGATTTCTATAGCTTTCAATCATCCGGTAGCCCACGCTCCAGTACCGTGCGTACCATTCAGCACTTGACGATCGACGGTCAGGCTCACCTGGACGGGCGATTGCTGACGTTCCACGTTCAGGCCAACGGATTCCTGTACAATATGGTGCGAAATATTGTCGGAACCTTGATCCAAGTTGGCGTTGGTCACCAGTCACCACAATGGGTTGCCGAGGTATTGACTGCCAAGAACCGACAAGCGGCTGGGGCGGCAGCGCCGCCGCAAGGATTGACGTTGATGGAAGTCTACTTCGATTCCGATCTCGCGTCCTTGGACCGAACCGTTTAA
- a CDS encoding ABC transporter permease, whose amino-acid sequence MTTKNLGICLLLVVVFVLTAGLSDNFLDAYNLRNLIQRASLYGLIGVGVSFVIITGGIDLSIGSVIGLVASIMPLMMVTHQVPAAVALLVVLLLSLAIGVIHAFLIAIVRLQPFVVTLCGLMIYRGLARWLTGDNSPGMGQFKALRQLSVYRFPVGQMTGLGDFELPVTLLILVVVAGLAAGFLNLTVYGRYLLAVGRNEQAARFTGINTKAMIFVAYIACSLITGLAGVLFVLDTPAVQPDSYGNFYELYAIAAAVLGGCSLRGGEGSILGVLIGAAILQLLFNAIGILGIPSTMEFAIAGIVILAGALADEVMRSWLARRRLAKVKNS is encoded by the coding sequence ATGACCACAAAAAACCTAGGAATCTGCTTGCTGTTGGTTGTCGTATTCGTGTTGACCGCTGGGCTTAGCGACAATTTTCTAGATGCTTACAACCTGCGGAATCTCATCCAGCGCGCCAGCCTATATGGGTTGATTGGTGTCGGCGTTAGCTTTGTGATCATTACCGGCGGGATTGACTTGTCGATCGGCTCGGTAATCGGACTGGTGGCTAGCATCATGCCGCTGATGATGGTGACCCACCAAGTGCCTGCAGCGGTTGCGCTGTTGGTCGTACTGTTGCTATCGCTGGCGATCGGTGTCATTCATGCGTTTTTGATCGCCATCGTGCGCTTACAGCCGTTCGTGGTGACCTTGTGCGGACTGATGATCTATCGTGGCCTGGCGCGTTGGCTGACTGGAGACAATTCGCCGGGCATGGGACAGTTCAAAGCGTTACGTCAATTGTCCGTGTATCGCTTTCCCGTCGGGCAGATGACTGGACTGGGTGATTTTGAATTGCCTGTTACGCTATTGATACTGGTGGTCGTAGCGGGCTTGGCAGCTGGCTTTTTGAATCTTACTGTCTATGGTCGTTACCTGCTGGCGGTCGGTCGCAACGAGCAAGCGGCGCGCTTCACGGGCATCAATACGAAAGCGATGATTTTCGTGGCCTACATTGCTTGTTCGTTGATTACAGGGCTAGCCGGCGTATTGTTTGTGCTGGACACTCCCGCCGTTCAGCCGGACAGCTACGGGAATTTCTACGAACTGTATGCCATCGCGGCAGCTGTCCTGGGCGGCTGCAGTTTGCGCGGCGGCGAGGGTTCCATTCTCGGTGTATTGATCGGTGCGGCCATTTTGCAGCTTTTGTTCAACGCCATCGGCATACTAGGCATTCCGTCCACCATGGAATTCGCCATCGCCGGTATCGTCATTCTGGCGGGTGCCCTAGCCGACGAAGTGATGCGCAGCTGGCTAGCACGACGCCGTTTGGCCAAAGTGAAAAACTCATAG
- a CDS encoding CvpA family protein, with product MQAYDLIMLIVLGMSTIFGAIKGLAWQVASLASIIVSYVVAYRYRLQVAEMIDAQPPWNMFLAMLILYVGTGFVIWVGFRLMSGVIDKIRLKEFDRHLGAAFGFGKGLIFCLLITMFAMSLLGQTQQAAICQSRSGYYIATALDKGAGVLPREIRDVVGPYLSKLDDQLKQGGTPSQPASTAEDWTLPGGLRPANVGGLGGGNDYGFPGPGLGGSWSGQQQAQQPAGVFPR from the coding sequence ATGCAGGCTTACGACCTGATCATGTTGATAGTTCTGGGAATGTCGACCATCTTTGGTGCGATCAAGGGGTTGGCTTGGCAAGTTGCTTCGTTGGCATCGATCATTGTCAGCTACGTCGTGGCTTATCGGTATCGACTACAGGTCGCCGAAATGATCGACGCGCAACCGCCCTGGAATATGTTTCTGGCGATGCTGATTCTGTACGTGGGGACCGGATTCGTAATCTGGGTCGGATTTCGGTTGATGAGCGGCGTGATTGACAAGATTCGCCTCAAAGAATTCGACCGTCATTTGGGGGCTGCGTTCGGCTTTGGCAAGGGACTGATTTTTTGCCTGCTGATTACCATGTTTGCCATGTCGCTCTTGGGTCAGACGCAGCAAGCGGCGATTTGCCAATCGCGATCGGGCTACTACATTGCGACGGCGTTGGATAAAGGCGCGGGCGTATTGCCGCGCGAGATCCGCGATGTGGTCGGGCCATATCTATCGAAACTGGACGATCAGCTCAAGCAAGGTGGTACACCTAGTCAACCGGCGAGTACTGCGGAGGATTGGACATTGCCAGGCGGTCTGCGGCCAGCCAATGTTGGTGGACTTGGTGGCGGCAACGACTATGGATTTCCCGGTCCTGGCTTGGGCGGGTCCTGGAGCGGGCAGCAACAAGCGCAACAACCGGCGGGTGTCTTTCCGCGCTAA
- a CDS encoding substrate-binding domain-containing protein has product MMTYTEKRRLPIVYSVGLLVLSACTALPGCRQDEGVASTAVVGNDKYTILDTRTDGFDFNKAKSLAQDAITAYPQMSCMVGLFAYNPPLILEAVRDAKLTGKKKIVAFDEDAVTLQGIIDGEIYGTVVQNPYMYGYESVRVLAGLIRGDNSVMPEGGFKDIAARQIRQDHAQAFRDELQQLLAASPVKPSANAQRPTVAFVTNGIASFWDVAEKGALAAGRDFDVNVEIRMPPNGVDDQNRMVQTLLANKVDGIAISPIDPDNQTELLEEACRRTRLITHDSDAPNSQRLCYIGMDNYKAGRMCGQLIKEALPEGGSIMLFVGRLGQANAQLRRQGIIDELLDKSP; this is encoded by the coding sequence ATGATGACGTATACCGAAAAAAGACGATTGCCCATTGTGTACTCAGTCGGCCTGCTGGTGTTGTCTGCCTGCACCGCCCTGCCCGGCTGCCGCCAGGACGAAGGTGTGGCCTCTACGGCTGTGGTCGGAAATGACAAATACACCATTCTCGACACGCGCACCGATGGATTTGATTTCAACAAAGCCAAATCACTGGCCCAGGACGCTATTACGGCCTATCCCCAAATGAGCTGCATGGTGGGATTATTTGCTTACAATCCGCCATTGATTTTGGAGGCTGTGCGCGATGCGAAACTAACAGGCAAGAAGAAAATCGTTGCCTTCGACGAAGATGCCGTCACGCTGCAGGGCATCATTGACGGCGAAATTTACGGCACCGTTGTGCAAAACCCGTACATGTATGGCTACGAGTCGGTGCGGGTCTTGGCAGGTCTTATTCGGGGCGACAATTCGGTAATGCCCGAAGGTGGATTTAAAGACATTGCCGCCCGTCAGATTCGGCAGGATCATGCTCAGGCGTTTCGCGACGAACTGCAACAGTTGCTGGCAGCTTCGCCGGTCAAACCCAGCGCCAACGCTCAGCGTCCCACTGTAGCGTTCGTGACCAACGGAATTGCATCGTTCTGGGACGTTGCTGAGAAGGGTGCCTTGGCCGCCGGACGCGATTTTGATGTGAACGTCGAAATTCGCATGCCCCCCAACGGCGTCGATGACCAGAATCGGATGGTGCAGACACTGTTGGCCAACAAGGTCGACGGCATCGCGATCAGCCCGATCGACCCCGACAATCAAACCGAACTACTCGAAGAAGCTTGCCGACGCACGCGACTGATAACACATGATTCCGACGCGCCCAACAGCCAGCGGCTGTGTTACATCGGCATGGACAACTATAAAGCCGGCCGAATGTGCGGACAGCTTATTAAAGAAGCCCTGCCAGAGGGCGGATCGATCATGCTGTTCGTCGGTCGTTTGGGTCAAGCCAACGCTCAGTTGCGCCGCCAAGGCATCATTGACGAATTGCTGGACAAGAGTCCATGA
- a CDS encoding metal-dependent hydrolase: MADFKTHMLVSTTTGAVLAGVGIQAGISLDTCLVAGALCSVSGMLPDLDSDSGRPLREATALSAAVVPMMMVDRLQRLQLGHDTMVLISIGSYILIRFLMAEIFRRYTVHRGMWHSLPAAAICGMIAFLLIANEDIGMRIYKTVAVVLGFLSHLILDEIWSVDYRSGGYKFKQSFGTALKLWGNRRSANLVSYGLLMLSGIAVYSDQGFMARYHINPNVPHTVGELYASVKQRIDKLKEHHDGDASAAQAALAGPNHLSPDRNTVPTQNQATSAPGFQGLPAGNWPAPPNGWK; the protein is encoded by the coding sequence ATGGCGGATTTTAAAACGCACATGCTCGTTAGCACCACGACCGGTGCGGTACTAGCAGGGGTTGGAATCCAAGCTGGCATTTCGCTGGACACTTGTCTGGTGGCCGGTGCGCTGTGCAGCGTCAGCGGCATGCTGCCGGACTTGGATAGTGACTCGGGGCGCCCACTGCGCGAGGCTACTGCGCTGAGCGCCGCAGTCGTACCGATGATGATGGTCGATCGTCTTCAACGTTTGCAGTTGGGGCACGACACGATGGTGCTGATCTCCATCGGTTCGTACATCTTGATTCGCTTTCTGATGGCCGAGATTTTTCGTCGCTACACGGTGCATCGCGGCATGTGGCACAGCCTACCAGCAGCCGCAATTTGTGGAATGATCGCCTTTTTACTGATCGCCAATGAAGATATTGGCATGCGTATCTACAAAACCGTGGCGGTCGTTTTGGGATTCCTCAGCCACCTGATTTTGGACGAAATTTGGTCGGTGGATTATCGCAGCGGTGGCTACAAATTTAAGCAGTCGTTCGGCACCGCACTCAAGCTTTGGGGCAACCGCCGCTCGGCGAATTTAGTGTCTTACGGCTTGCTCATGCTGTCAGGAATTGCGGTCTACTCGGATCAAGGTTTCATGGCGCGATATCATATCAATCCCAACGTGCCGCACACTGTCGGCGAGCTGTATGCGTCGGTAAAGCAGCGAATTGACAAACTCAAGGAACACCACGACGGCGATGCGTCAGCCGCGCAAGCCGCTTTAGCCGGGCCGAACCATCTTTCGCCCGACAGAAATACCGTTCCAACTCAAAACCAGGCCACCTCCGCCCCCGGCTTCCAGGGCTTGCCTGCCGGAAATTGGCCTGCACCGCCTAACGGCTGGAAGTAA
- a CDS encoding sugar ABC transporter ATP-binding protein — MNWLLEVKQVSQRYPGVLALDAIDLQLATGEVLAVAGENGAGKSSLMKILAGVERPSSGEIRIAGQPVIIDSVHSALRHGIALIHQELSLLENLDVGANIYLGREPRRFGLINKRQIAIQSRQLLERVGLNVAPHTLVGDLTIGRQQLVEIARALSVGARIIIMDEPTSSLSPREADRLLQVVRELRSSGVSIIYISHRLAEIEQLADRAIVLRDGQLVGQLSRGQIKHDRLVHMMVGRDLARFYSRHKHKLGSIALEAAGIRTPTWPQQSVSFAIRAGEIVGMAGLVGAGRSEILRALFGIDRSLAGSISIAGQRRHIHSPSAAIAAGMALVPEDRKGQGVVLQASVAENIGLAGLSRFRWAGGLVNRRTMAEHSRQMIEELKIKTPSPRQIVQYLSGGNQQKVVLGKWLCLQPAIVLMDEPTRGIDIGAKHEIYALMERLASQGVAILFVSSDMEEILGMSDRVLVMCEGALTGELTGAEISEQAIMRLATARPGVHQASDSNTTVPSA, encoded by the coding sequence ATGAACTGGCTGCTGGAAGTCAAGCAGGTCAGCCAGCGCTATCCTGGCGTGCTGGCGTTGGACGCGATCGACCTTCAGCTTGCCACCGGCGAAGTCTTGGCCGTTGCCGGTGAGAACGGTGCCGGCAAAAGTTCGCTGATGAAAATCTTGGCTGGCGTCGAGCGGCCCAGTTCGGGTGAAATTCGCATCGCAGGCCAACCTGTAATCATTGACAGCGTTCACTCGGCGCTCAGGCACGGCATTGCCCTGATTCACCAAGAGCTAAGTCTGCTGGAGAATTTAGACGTCGGTGCCAATATCTACCTCGGCCGCGAACCACGCCGATTCGGATTGATTAACAAACGTCAGATTGCGATCCAGTCGCGGCAGTTGTTGGAGCGAGTCGGTCTGAATGTCGCCCCCCACACACTGGTCGGTGATTTGACAATCGGCCGGCAGCAGCTGGTTGAAATCGCCCGAGCGTTATCGGTCGGAGCGCGGATCATTATCATGGACGAACCCACGTCCAGCCTGTCTCCGCGCGAGGCAGATCGCCTGTTGCAAGTGGTGCGCGAACTGCGCAGCTCTGGCGTGAGCATCATTTATATTTCTCATCGTCTGGCTGAGATTGAACAACTGGCTGACCGCGCGATCGTCCTTCGTGACGGTCAGCTGGTCGGACAGTTGTCTCGCGGCCAAATCAAACATGATCGCTTGGTGCACATGATGGTCGGCCGTGATCTGGCGCGATTTTATTCGCGACACAAACACAAGCTGGGGTCAATCGCACTGGAAGCGGCCGGCATACGGACGCCGACTTGGCCGCAGCAATCGGTATCGTTTGCGATTCGCGCCGGCGAAATCGTTGGCATGGCTGGTTTGGTGGGCGCCGGTCGCAGTGAAATCTTACGCGCCCTGTTCGGCATCGATCGCAGTCTGGCCGGCAGCATTAGTATCGCTGGCCAACGCCGACACATACATTCACCTTCAGCGGCGATTGCGGCAGGAATGGCGCTTGTTCCGGAAGACCGTAAAGGTCAAGGCGTCGTGTTGCAAGCTTCAGTCGCTGAGAACATTGGCTTGGCAGGATTAAGCCGCTTTCGATGGGCAGGCGGACTGGTCAATCGTCGTACCATGGCCGAGCATTCGCGACAGATGATCGAAGAACTGAAAATCAAGACTCCGTCGCCACGACAAATTGTTCAGTATCTTTCTGGCGGGAATCAGCAAAAAGTAGTGCTTGGCAAATGGCTGTGCCTGCAACCCGCCATTGTGTTGATGGACGAGCCGACGCGCGGCATTGATATCGGTGCCAAGCACGAGATTTATGCCTTGATGGAGCGTCTAGCGAGCCAAGGAGTGGCAATCCTGTTTGTCAGCAGCGATATGGAAGAAATCCTGGGCATGTCCGACCGCGTGCTGGTGATGTGCGAAGGTGCGCTAACCGGCGAATTGACTGGGGCCGAGATTTCTGAGCAAGCCATCATGCGTTTGGCAACCGCTCGTCCCGGCGTGCACCAAGCGTCAGATTCAAATACTACCGTTCCGTCCGCTTGA
- a CDS encoding serine/threonine protein kinase has translation MTKVRDFLGPYRLTRLIRMGSSCQVWEAIEANTNQRFALKVLREDFRNSKEEVGFLKNEFEIASTLTHPCIIKIHDLVLDKNLPPFLVLELFSELNIKQAMRRGPESIAYMLNRIIEQSIEGLYYMHSQGWVHCDIKPDNFLVSRDGDVKLIDFTISQKIKTGFAKWFSSKPKNISGTRSYMSPEQIRGQALDPRSDIYSFGCVLYELVTGKPPFTGSSPSELLNKHLSAPIPSPLVLNDNVTSEYAAVIRATMAKKPEDRPASMWELLKTLRATKVFKKPPRIPEINVFDDIPTAGRVHNQEQVSQMAARPDDHGTSPPSGAKPS, from the coding sequence ATGACCAAAGTTCGCGACTTTCTAGGACCATATCGGCTGACTCGCTTGATTCGGATGGGCAGTTCCTGTCAGGTCTGGGAAGCCATTGAAGCCAATACCAACCAGCGATTCGCACTGAAAGTCTTGCGAGAGGACTTTCGCAATAGCAAGGAAGAGGTTGGGTTCCTAAAAAACGAGTTCGAAATTGCCAGTACACTGACGCACCCCTGTATTATCAAGATTCACGATCTGGTGCTGGACAAGAATTTGCCGCCGTTCTTGGTGCTGGAATTGTTCAGTGAACTGAATATCAAACAAGCCATGCGCCGCGGACCCGAGTCGATCGCCTACATGTTGAACCGAATTATCGAACAGTCGATTGAAGGACTGTATTATATGCACAGTCAGGGGTGGGTGCATTGCGACATCAAACCCGACAACTTCTTGGTGTCTCGCGATGGCGACGTCAAACTGATCGACTTCACGATTTCGCAGAAAATTAAAACTGGCTTTGCCAAGTGGTTTAGCAGCAAGCCCAAGAACATTTCTGGCACACGCAGCTACATGTCACCCGAGCAGATTCGTGGCCAAGCGTTGGACCCACGCTCGGACATCTACAGTTTTGGCTGCGTGCTGTACGAGCTAGTGACTGGTAAGCCACCGTTTACCGGTTCGAGCCCCAGTGAATTATTAAACAAACATCTGTCAGCCCCGATACCGTCGCCGCTAGTGTTGAACGACAACGTCACCTCTGAGTATGCGGCTGTCATTCGAGCGACGATGGCCAAGAAGCCCGAAGACCGCCCCGCGTCGATGTGGGAGTTGCTCAAGACACTCAGAGCGACCAAGGTCTTCAAGAAGCCGCCTCGCATTCCTGAGATCAACGTGTTCGACGACATCCCTACGGCAGGTCGTGTGCACAACCAGGAGCAGGTATCGCAAATGGCAGCACGACCAGACGACCATGGAACATCGCCCCCCTCAGGAGCCAAGCCATCATGA
- a CDS encoding acetyl-CoA carboxylase carboxyltransferase subunit alpha has translation MSLAANDDFEAPLLELESRIQKLLQHPPGNEEVEQQIIALRREWNQLTQQVYAQLTPWQIVQVSRHKDRPYTRDYLNLAFEEFVELHGDRNFGDDRAILTGFAKIDQFKVMIVGHQKGRTYKDRAACNFGCAHPEGYRKAMAKMRLAEKFHMPIITFIDTPGAYPGVGAEERGQAQVIAENMFQMSQLKTPIICVVIGEGGSGGALGIGVGDRIAVLQFAYYSVISPEGCAGILWKSHQHAPRAAQALRCTSGHLLELGVIDDVIEEPLGGAHRDHHKMAARLKSYLVSALRQLTTERPEDLIQQRYEKFRRMGVYLEDTASI, from the coding sequence ATGAGTTTAGCAGCCAACGACGATTTTGAAGCGCCATTACTGGAACTGGAATCGCGAATTCAGAAACTCTTGCAACATCCTCCGGGCAACGAAGAGGTGGAACAGCAAATCATTGCGCTGCGACGCGAGTGGAATCAACTGACTCAGCAGGTCTACGCGCAATTGACTCCCTGGCAGATTGTTCAAGTATCGCGACACAAGGATCGTCCGTACACCCGCGACTATTTGAATTTGGCCTTCGAAGAGTTTGTTGAACTACACGGCGATCGCAATTTCGGCGACGATCGAGCCATACTGACTGGCTTCGCCAAGATCGATCAGTTCAAAGTGATGATCGTTGGCCATCAAAAGGGGCGCACCTACAAAGATCGCGCCGCCTGCAACTTTGGCTGCGCGCACCCTGAAGGCTACCGTAAGGCCATGGCCAAAATGCGGTTGGCTGAGAAATTTCACATGCCGATCATCACCTTTATTGACACTCCAGGGGCTTATCCGGGCGTGGGTGCCGAAGAACGTGGACAGGCGCAGGTAATCGCTGAAAACATGTTTCAGATGAGCCAACTCAAGACGCCCATCATTTGTGTTGTGATTGGCGAAGGTGGTTCAGGCGGTGCCTTGGGAATAGGCGTTGGAGACCGCATAGCCGTGTTGCAATTCGCTTACTATTCGGTTATCAGCCCCGAAGGCTGTGCCGGCATTTTGTGGAAGAGCCACCAGCACGCGCCGCGAGCCGCTCAGGCGCTCCGCTGTACCTCCGGTCATTTGCTGGAGCTGGGCGTGATCGACGACGTGATCGAAGAACCGCTGGGCGGCGCGCATCGCGACCATCACAAGATGGCGGCGAGGCTGAAGAGCTATCTCGTTTCAGCGCTGCGCCAACTGACGACCGAGCGCCCCGAGGATTTGATCCAACAGCGCTACGAAAAGTTTCGGCGGATGGGTGTGTATCTGGAAGACACAGCATCAATCTGA